One genomic region from Oncorhynchus masou masou isolate Uvic2021 unplaced genomic scaffold, UVic_Omas_1.1 unplaced_scaffold_2697, whole genome shotgun sequence encodes:
- the LOC135533834 gene encoding large ribosomal subunit protein eL32-like, which yields QNWRKPRGIDNRVRRRFKGQMLMPNIGYGSNKKTKHMLPSGFRKFLVHNIRELEVLMMSNKTHAAEIAHNVSSKNRKLIVERAAQLAIKITNPNARLRSENTSDLGPRLFVFQ from the exons CAAAACTGGCGAAAACCCCGTGGTATCGACAACCGGGTGCGGCGGCGCTTCAAGGGCCAGATGCTGATGCCCAACATCGGCTACGGCAGCAACAAGAAGACCAAACACATGCTGCCCTCCGGCTTCAGGAAGTTCCTGGTGCACAACATCAGAGAGCTGGAGGTCCTCATGATGAGCAACAA GACTCATGCTGCAGAGATAGCCCACAACGTGTCGTCTAAGAACAGGAAGTTGATTGTGGAGAGGGCAGCTCAGCTGGCCATCAAGATCACCAACCCCAACGCCAGGCTACGCAGCGAGAACACGAGTGATCTGGGACCACGACTCTTCGTCTTTCAATAA